From the Nonlabens marinus S1-08 genome, one window contains:
- the xerD gene encoding site-specific tyrosine recombinase XerD, translated as MKWEHLIKDFKTYLKLERGMSSNTVKAYTRDLEKLHVWLAGMGYRELPTTISDARIKEFNHQLAGTVQPATQARTISSLKNFFTYLALEDYRKDNPMELIEAPRLGRKLPDTLSVEEIDKLIAAIDRSTAHGERNRVILETLYACGLRVSELVALKISDLYFEEGVILVTGKGDKQRYVPIGDSTIKLIEFYINEIRVHAPSKTDHTDTLFLNRRGRGLTRAMIFTIIQDLKAAAGIKKKISPHTFRHSFATHLLENGADLRSIQMMLGHESITTTEIYVHVDRTYLKNVLEEFHPRASY; from the coding sequence ATGAAATGGGAACACCTCATAAAGGATTTTAAAACGTACTTGAAGCTAGAACGAGGTATGTCCTCGAACACTGTCAAAGCATACACTCGTGATTTGGAAAAGCTTCACGTGTGGCTGGCCGGTATGGGGTATCGCGAGCTACCTACCACTATTTCTGATGCAAGGATTAAAGAATTTAACCACCAGTTAGCAGGTACAGTACAACCTGCGACTCAGGCTCGAACGATCAGCAGTTTGAAAAATTTCTTTACATACCTTGCTTTAGAGGACTACCGCAAGGATAATCCTATGGAGCTTATCGAGGCGCCGCGGCTGGGACGTAAGCTTCCTGACACCTTAAGCGTGGAGGAGATAGACAAACTTATAGCCGCCATTGATCGTTCTACCGCCCACGGCGAGCGCAACAGAGTCATTTTAGAAACCCTTTACGCCTGCGGGTTAAGAGTCTCAGAGCTCGTCGCACTTAAAATAAGTGATCTGTATTTTGAGGAAGGCGTCATTCTAGTCACAGGAAAGGGTGACAAGCAGCGCTATGTGCCTATAGGAGATAGTACGATCAAGCTTATTGAATTTTATATCAACGAGATTAGGGTTCACGCTCCTTCTAAAACTGACCATACCGATACTTTATTTCTAAACAGGCGCGGTAGAGGGTTGACAAGAGCAATGATTTTCACCATCATTCAAGATTTGAAAGCAGCCGCTGGGATCAAAAAGAAAATTAGTCCACATACCTTCCGTCATTCTTTTGCTACCCATTTGCTAGAGAATGGAGCAGATTTACGTTCCATTCAAATGATGCTGGGACATGAAAGCATTACTACTACTGAGATTTACGTTCACGTAGATCGCACCTATCTTAAAAACGTGCTAGAAGAATTTCATCCTCGTGCTTCCTATTAA
- a CDS encoding M23 family metallopeptidase — MLRKYFLLLFCGLFIVRFGESQTLQNLPQDYFVHPLDIELKLSGSFGELRSNHFHSGLDIKTNQRTGANVIAAAAGYVSRIKIEHYGYGKALYITHPNGYTTVYAHLEKFAPRIEEYIKKRQYEQESYEIQLYPDDLDLRVDQGETVAYSGNTGGSGGPHLHFEIRDGDARPINPLLFGIKIPDSRLPLVKQIKAYPLDTESTINGKNEAQLLRVISLGSGKFKTEPFSAYGEIGIGVNTNDQMDAASNQNGVYDIKTYFNGKPSFEMTFDRFSFDETRYINQMIDYEHFQQNKSRISKLFIPDGSPLSLYRETNNNGKLKLLDPEAKHTYKIAITDFDGNLSEINMDITNESKNEYLSLKDPKNATLVAHNESFSTTKGSFTLTIPKGTLYEDTFLNISENADVLKVHEDVIPLHKNMILNYDMKSKVGDDMGKYYIARITPWGAAYHVSSTLKGNTLTAFTKTLGTYGIRKDTNPPTIVPVNFKSGQWLSKNKTLTLKIEDKETGVQAYRATLNGKFILMEYDYKTDLITYDFSNGVSTETDNQLVVIVTDNVGNSTKFEANFQRKE; from the coding sequence ATGCTAAGAAAATATTTCCTTTTGTTGTTTTGCGGTTTGTTTATAGTTCGCTTTGGCGAAAGCCAAACCCTACAAAATCTCCCACAAGACTATTTTGTCCATCCATTAGATATTGAATTAAAACTGAGCGGGTCTTTTGGAGAATTGCGATCCAATCATTTTCATAGCGGCCTAGACATAAAAACAAACCAACGTACTGGAGCTAATGTTATCGCTGCCGCCGCTGGTTATGTTAGTCGTATTAAGATCGAGCATTACGGATATGGCAAAGCGCTGTACATTACTCATCCTAATGGATACACGACGGTATATGCCCACCTTGAAAAATTTGCTCCTAGAATTGAAGAGTACATCAAAAAAAGGCAGTACGAACAGGAGAGTTATGAAATTCAATTGTACCCAGACGATCTTGACTTGCGAGTAGACCAAGGGGAAACTGTTGCTTACAGTGGAAATACAGGTGGTAGTGGCGGTCCTCACCTGCATTTTGAGATACGCGATGGCGACGCGCGACCTATCAACCCCTTGCTATTTGGTATAAAGATTCCTGATTCACGGTTGCCACTCGTGAAACAGATTAAAGCCTATCCATTAGACACAGAGTCTACCATTAATGGTAAGAATGAAGCTCAACTATTACGCGTCATTTCGTTAGGCTCTGGAAAATTTAAAACAGAACCTTTTTCAGCATATGGTGAAATAGGAATAGGCGTCAATACAAACGACCAAATGGACGCTGCCAGCAATCAAAATGGGGTGTACGACATCAAAACATATTTCAATGGGAAGCCTAGTTTTGAGATGACCTTTGATCGCTTCTCATTTGACGAGACCCGATACATCAATCAAATGATTGATTACGAACACTTTCAACAAAATAAAAGTAGGATTTCAAAACTGTTTATTCCAGATGGAAGTCCCTTAAGCCTGTACCGAGAAACCAATAACAATGGGAAATTAAAATTACTAGATCCTGAAGCTAAACATACTTACAAAATAGCCATCACTGATTTTGATGGAAACCTCAGTGAAATCAATATGGATATCACTAACGAAAGTAAGAATGAATATCTGAGCCTTAAAGATCCTAAAAACGCAACTCTCGTGGCTCACAATGAGAGTTTCAGCACTACAAAAGGTTCATTTACACTTACTATTCCTAAAGGCACTCTTTATGAAGATACCTTTTTAAACATCAGTGAAAACGCCGATGTGCTCAAAGTACATGAAGATGTGATCCCCCTGCATAAAAACATGATTCTCAACTATGACATGAAAAGCAAGGTAGGTGATGATATGGGTAAGTATTACATAGCTCGTATTACTCCCTGGGGAGCCGCTTATCACGTTTCCTCTACCTTAAAAGGAAATACGCTGACCGCTTTTACTAAAACACTAGGAACGTATGGCATACGCAAGGACACCAATCCTCCTACTATTGTTCCTGTAAACTTTAAAAGTGGCCAATGGTTGAGCAAAAACAAAACCTTGACTCTTAAGATCGAAGATAAGGAAACTGGTGTTCAGGCCTATCGCGCCACCCTCAACGGTAAATTTATTCTTATGGAATACGATTATAAGACAGACCTCATCACTTATGACTTTTCTAATGGGGTGAGTACGGAGACTGATAATCAACTGGTCGTCATTGTTACAGACAATGTGGGAAATAGCACTAAATTTGAAGCTAATTTCCAACGCAAGGAATAA
- the rny gene encoding ribonuclease Y → MDINTIIYAIVALIIGLAIGYFIAKSIVEKGKASQLIADAKKEASSIVKDAETQGEKIKSEKTYRAKEKFIQLKSEHEKEIMHREKKMNDAEKRIKDKESKVSNELAQNKRLTQSLESKQKDLDEKREAFSKKQEEIEKTHSQQIKQLETISGMSGEDAKKQLVESLKDSARTEAMSIIQDTIEEAKLTAQQEARKVIINTIQRIGTEEAVENCVSVFNLESDDVKGRIIGREGRNIRAIEAATGVEIIVDDTPDAIILSCFDAVRREVARLSLHKLVTDGRIHPARIEEVVSKTRKQIDQEIAEVGKRTVIDLGIHGLHPELIKMVGRMKYRSSYGQNLLQHSREVAKLCGTMAAELGLNAKLAKRAGLLHDIGKVPETEDETPHAILGMKLAEKHGEKPEVCNAIGAHHDEIEMTSLLSPIVQVCDAISGARPGARRQVLDSYIQRLKDLEDIAFGFGGVEKAYAIQAGRELRVMVESEKISDERAGQLSFEISQKIQTDMTYPGQVKVTVIRETRAVNIAK, encoded by the coding sequence ATGGATATCAATACAATTATATATGCGATAGTCGCATTAATCATAGGCCTAGCAATAGGCTATTTTATAGCAAAATCAATAGTAGAAAAAGGCAAAGCCTCCCAGCTGATTGCCGACGCTAAAAAAGAAGCCTCGTCTATTGTAAAAGACGCAGAGACTCAAGGGGAGAAAATAAAGTCTGAGAAAACTTACAGAGCTAAAGAGAAATTCATTCAGCTAAAATCAGAGCATGAAAAGGAGATCATGCACCGTGAAAAGAAGATGAATGATGCAGAGAAGCGCATCAAGGATAAGGAGTCCAAAGTCTCAAATGAATTGGCTCAAAACAAACGCTTGACTCAGAGTTTAGAAAGCAAGCAAAAGGATCTAGACGAGAAAAGAGAGGCATTTTCCAAGAAACAGGAAGAGATCGAGAAGACACACTCCCAACAAATCAAGCAACTAGAAACGATTAGCGGCATGTCTGGGGAAGACGCTAAAAAGCAATTGGTTGAATCTTTAAAAGACTCTGCTCGTACTGAAGCAATGTCCATCATACAAGATACCATTGAAGAAGCAAAGCTTACGGCACAACAGGAAGCACGTAAAGTAATTATCAATACCATACAGCGCATAGGAACTGAGGAAGCGGTGGAAAATTGTGTTTCGGTTTTCAATTTAGAAAGTGACGATGTTAAAGGACGCATCATTGGTAGAGAAGGACGTAATATTAGAGCAATAGAAGCTGCTACTGGGGTAGAAATTATAGTTGATGATACGCCAGATGCCATCATTTTAAGTTGTTTTGATGCGGTGCGCAGGGAAGTAGCCAGATTGTCATTACACAAACTAGTGACTGACGGTCGTATTCACCCAGCCCGTATTGAAGAAGTTGTCAGTAAAACCCGCAAACAAATCGATCAAGAAATTGCTGAGGTTGGAAAACGAACCGTGATCGATCTAGGAATTCACGGCTTACACCCTGAGTTGATCAAGATGGTGGGACGAATGAAATACAGGTCTTCTTATGGTCAAAACTTATTGCAACACAGTAGGGAAGTAGCAAAACTTTGTGGAACTATGGCAGCAGAGTTAGGCTTGAATGCAAAACTCGCTAAAAGAGCTGGATTGCTTCATGATATAGGTAAAGTTCCTGAAACGGAAGATGAAACTCCTCACGCCATCCTAGGTATGAAGCTGGCCGAAAAGCATGGGGAAAAACCAGAGGTTTGTAACGCAATTGGAGCCCACCACGACGAGATAGAAATGACATCCTTGTTGTCCCCTATCGTTCAGGTTTGTGATGCGATAAGTGGCGCCCGTCCTGGTGCAAGACGCCAGGTATTAGATTCTTACATTCAACGTTTAAAAGATTTAGAGGATATTGCTTTTGGTTTTGGTGGAGTAGAAAAAGCGTATGCCATTCAAGCAGGACGAGAGTTAAGGGTGATGGTAGAAAGCGAAAAGATCTCAGACGAGAGAGCAGGACAACTATCCTTTGAAATTTCTCAGAAAATCCAGACGGATATGACTTATCCTGGTCAAGTCAAGGTTACGGTAATTCGAGAAACTCGAGCAGTAAACATTGCCAAGTAA
- a CDS encoding aldo/keto reductase, protein MKTLKYKNGDQMPSIGLGTWKSGDAEVKEAIKIALNNGYRHIDCAAIYGNEAAIGEAFTEVFEEGKIKREEVWITSKLWNNAHLPKDVKPALEKTLKDLQLDYLDLYLMHWPVAFKPDAKNPSGPEDYLTPEEAPIIDTWNAMLACKKEGLAKHMGVSNFSTTKLGDLISKTDDVPEMNQVELHPLLQQNELFEYCSKHGIHMTAYSPLGSGDRSDGMKQDDEPNMLEMDTVQALAKKHNVEPGQILIAWSYHRGTAVIPKSTSEGHIKDNIASAAVNFDKQDIKDLASLDRHYRYVTGKFFEVPEKGYDNIYNE, encoded by the coding sequence ATGAAAACACTCAAATATAAGAATGGGGATCAAATGCCCTCGATAGGATTAGGAACCTGGAAATCTGGAGATGCTGAAGTAAAAGAGGCTATTAAAATAGCATTGAACAATGGTTACCGACATATCGATTGTGCTGCGATATACGGCAACGAAGCGGCCATTGGTGAGGCCTTTACAGAGGTCTTTGAAGAAGGAAAAATTAAACGAGAAGAAGTCTGGATTACTTCTAAACTTTGGAATAACGCACATTTACCTAAAGATGTGAAGCCTGCTCTAGAAAAAACACTGAAGGACTTGCAACTAGATTATTTAGACTTATATCTGATGCACTGGCCTGTAGCCTTCAAACCAGATGCTAAAAATCCATCGGGTCCTGAAGATTATTTGACTCCTGAGGAAGCTCCTATTATTGATACGTGGAATGCCATGCTTGCGTGTAAAAAAGAAGGGCTAGCTAAACACATGGGTGTCTCCAATTTTTCTACTACTAAACTAGGAGACCTCATCTCAAAAACTGATGATGTTCCTGAAATGAATCAGGTCGAATTACATCCCTTATTACAGCAGAATGAATTGTTTGAATATTGCAGCAAACATGGTATCCACATGACTGCCTACTCCCCTTTAGGTAGCGGTGACCGGTCTGATGGTATGAAACAGGATGATGAGCCTAATATGCTAGAAATGGATACCGTTCAGGCACTAGCCAAAAAACATAATGTGGAACCTGGTCAGATCCTCATTGCCTGGTCGTACCACAGAGGTACTGCGGTAATACCTAAATCAACCAGTGAGGGGCACATAAAAGATAATATTGCTTCTGCAGCTGTGAACTTTGATAAGCAGGATATAAAAGACTTAGCTAGTCTAGACCGTCATTACCGCTATGTCACTGGTAAATTCTTTGAAGTACCGGAAAAAGGCTATGATAACATTTATAATGAATAA
- a CDS encoding NINE protein — MKTNLSLAIMSIFMLISSFSYASFPVERQAVVTVDPATSVETTSTVLSSPAAIAWSEDQTIAFVLWAIPVTGFLAGHRWFLGSPWLYNLLFIFTAGFFFVGWVIDGIDIITGRYPGL; from the coding sequence ATGAAAACTAATTTATCACTCGCTATCATGAGTATTTTTATGCTCATATCTTCATTTAGCTACGCTTCCTTTCCTGTAGAACGTCAAGCTGTAGTTACAGTTGACCCTGCAACCTCAGTTGAAACTACTTCTACAGTTTTGAGCTCTCCAGCCGCTATAGCCTGGTCTGAGGATCAAACTATTGCCTTCGTCCTATGGGCTATCCCAGTTACTGGATTCCTTGCAGGTCACCGTTGGTTTTTAGGTAGTCCATGGCTTTATAACCTATTGTTCATTTTTACTGCAGGTTTCTTTTTCGTAGGTTGGGTTATTGATGGTATCGATATTATAACTGGAAGATATCCAGGTCTGTAA
- the aroQ gene encoding type II 3-dehydroquinate dehydratase, with the protein MKILIINGPNLNLLGTRQPEIYGSKTFDSYFSELQFGFQEVELAKYQSNVEGELINKLQEAQEQEYDGIILNPGAYTHTSLAIADAVSSIKTAVVEVHISNVMDREQIRHTSLISKNAVGTISGFGLNGYKLAIQSFLNTREAN; encoded by the coding sequence ATGAAGATACTTATCATCAACGGCCCTAATTTGAATTTATTAGGAACTCGCCAACCAGAGATCTATGGATCCAAAACATTTGACAGTTACTTTTCAGAATTGCAATTTGGCTTTCAAGAAGTCGAGCTGGCAAAGTATCAATCTAATGTGGAAGGCGAATTGATAAATAAGTTACAGGAAGCTCAAGAGCAGGAATACGATGGAATCATACTCAATCCTGGCGCTTATACCCATACGTCACTCGCCATTGCAGATGCGGTTTCTTCCATTAAGACCGCAGTGGTGGAGGTGCACATTTCAAATGTTATGGATCGCGAGCAAATACGTCATACTTCCTTGATTTCTAAAAATGCGGTGGGAACCATATCAGGATTTGGCCTGAACGGTTACAAACTTGCCATTCAAAGCTTTTTAAATACAAGAGAAGCTAATTAA
- a CDS encoding cell division protein ZapA, whose product MEDKLKIKISIADRVYPLTIDPSREEGLRKAAKNIQDMIKQLEQSYAVRDKQDVLAMCALQFAARSEQHIIDKSDDHQEVQDRLQVLDQLLKQHLS is encoded by the coding sequence TTGGAAGATAAACTCAAAATAAAAATATCGATTGCAGATCGGGTTTATCCATTAACTATAGATCCTTCTCGAGAGGAGGGATTGCGTAAGGCCGCAAAGAACATCCAGGACATGATCAAACAACTGGAGCAAAGCTATGCCGTACGTGATAAACAGGATGTCCTGGCTATGTGCGCGCTGCAGTTTGCTGCGAGATCTGAGCAACATATTATTGACAAAAGTGACGATCATCAAGAAGTTCAAGACCGCCTGCAAGTCCTGGATCAATTGTTGAAGCAACATTTGTCATAG
- a CDS encoding porin family protein — protein MKKLVAIAVVALGSIGFAQAQEIDFGVQAGYNIANLQGDDVDDVDARNGINVGITVEYEFGPSFGLQVGAIYSQQGAEGIFLGQQSELKLDYINVPVLAKFYLGGSGFSIDAGPQIGFVVNDEVEIVEGPFSGTTSDIDAEGIDLSVGGGLTYKFREGTTLEGVSFGARYMVGVTNIYEDDSTLDDDITNQVFSFNLGYKF, from the coding sequence ATGAAAAAATTAGTAGCAATTGCAGTAGTAGCTTTAGGAAGCATAGGGTTCGCTCAAGCACAAGAAATTGATTTTGGTGTACAAGCAGGTTATAATATAGCAAACCTTCAAGGTGACGACGTGGACGATGTAGATGCTCGTAATGGTATCAACGTAGGGATTACAGTAGAATATGAATTTGGACCTAGTTTTGGACTTCAAGTAGGTGCTATATACTCTCAACAAGGAGCTGAAGGTATTTTCTTAGGACAACAGTCTGAATTAAAATTGGATTACATCAATGTACCAGTTCTAGCTAAATTTTATCTAGGAGGATCTGGATTTTCTATTGACGCTGGACCACAGATAGGATTTGTTGTTAATGATGAAGTTGAGATTGTGGAAGGTCCATTTTCAGGAACAACCAGCGATATTGATGCTGAAGGTATAGATCTAAGTGTAGGTGGCGGATTAACTTACAAATTCAGAGAAGGTACAACACTGGAAGGAGTGTCTTTTGGAGCTAGATATATGGTTGGCGTAACTAATATTTACGAGGATGACAGCACGTTAGATGATGACATTACCAATCAAGTATTTTCTTTCAACTTAGGATATAAGTTCTAA